In Amycolatopsis endophytica, the following are encoded in one genomic region:
- the dapD gene encoding 2,3,4,5-tetrahydropyridine-2,6-dicarboxylate N-succinyltransferase has protein sequence MSEQTPNPETTGAHGIGLATVTTDGTVLDTWFPQPKLGEPATSGTERLTREQAVEVLGEAAAALLGPDEARGVEVVAVRTTIGTLAQAPADAHDLYLRLHLLSHRLVQPHGQNLDGMFGLLSNVVWTNHGPCPVEGFEQTRLRLRARGAVTVYSVDKFPRMVDYVTPTGVRIGDADRVRLGAHLASGTTVMHEGFVNFNAGTLGASMVEGRISAGVVVGDGTDVGGGASIMGTLSGGGKEVISLGERCLIGANGGVGISLGDDSVVEAGLYVTAGTKVVVEGKIVKARELSGISGALFRRNSETGAVEAVQRAGSGIELNEMLHAN, from the coding sequence GTGAGCGAGCAGACCCCGAACCCCGAGACCACCGGCGCGCACGGCATCGGCCTGGCCACCGTCACCACCGACGGGACCGTGCTGGACACCTGGTTCCCGCAGCCCAAGCTCGGCGAGCCCGCCACCAGCGGCACCGAACGGCTGACGCGCGAGCAGGCCGTCGAGGTCCTCGGCGAAGCCGCCGCCGCACTGCTCGGTCCGGACGAGGCACGGGGTGTCGAGGTGGTCGCGGTGCGCACCACGATCGGCACGCTCGCGCAGGCCCCCGCCGACGCGCACGACCTGTACCTGCGCCTGCACCTGCTGTCGCACCGTCTGGTGCAGCCGCACGGCCAGAACCTGGACGGCATGTTCGGTCTGCTGTCCAACGTCGTGTGGACCAACCACGGCCCGTGCCCGGTCGAGGGCTTCGAGCAGACCCGCCTCCGCCTGCGGGCGCGTGGCGCGGTCACCGTGTACAGCGTCGACAAGTTCCCGCGCATGGTGGACTACGTCACGCCCACCGGTGTGCGTATCGGCGACGCCGACCGCGTGCGCCTCGGCGCGCACCTGGCGAGCGGCACCACGGTCATGCACGAGGGCTTCGTGAACTTCAACGCGGGCACGCTCGGCGCGTCGATGGTCGAGGGCCGCATCTCGGCGGGTGTGGTCGTGGGCGACGGCACCGACGTCGGTGGCGGCGCGTCGATCATGGGCACCCTCTCCGGTGGCGGCAAGGAGGTCATCTCGCTCGGCGAGCGCTGCCTGATCGGCGCGAACGGCGGGGTCGGCATCTCGCTCGGGGACGATTCGGTGGTCGAGGCCGGGTTGTACGTCACGGCGGGCACGAAGGTCGTGGTCGAGGGCAAGATCGTCAAGGCCCGCGAGCTGTCCGGGATTTCCGGGGCGCTGTTCCGGCGCAACTCCGAGACCGGCGCCGTCGAGGCCGTGCAGCGCGCGGGTTCCGGCATCGAGCTGAACGAGATGCTGCACGCGAACTGA
- a CDS encoding alpha/beta hydrolase, whose amino-acid sequence MKAAVRQLVTFAAAAAAVTSLSTGPASADDLDGADGLLGASPALSGLPLLENGLPELPLSVLQNPVGSTGQTDTRNFGTPTVARGKVCPFTGNVPVDIPLVNISAGSSLPGLGGYTLDQPSVPSSVYSELCMSEKTYRDARAGKAPAVLVLVHGITYGTWYWDSPYQPEKYSVVNDLVDHGYATLNIDRIGEGRSGHPLSALVTPDTNAETVHQLITKLRGGEIGGTKFGHVGLVGHSYGTITSWLETAKHNDADMVIGTGYGNRFKLDQGGLLFSGLIPAALQPNFPHASWKFDPGYLSFRPGARANSPFFYKPNTDPALLTLDEQLQSPVTATELGLFLPRDYDGTHKNIKIPNFIINGEHDSFFCGAGDKECANEASQQATPQELEAAAANQTAYEAPGFGPQACLRTAVIPDAGHNINLHQNSDQVSAQIIYFADEAMGVTGQNNQQYRGSCVTRDEGLSDLLPDLTRVIPPATNLLPVG is encoded by the coding sequence ATGAAAGCAGCCGTACGCCAGTTGGTCACCTTCGCCGCCGCAGCGGCCGCGGTGACGTCGCTGTCGACAGGCCCGGCTTCTGCCGACGATCTGGACGGAGCCGACGGCCTGCTCGGCGCTTCCCCTGCGTTGTCCGGGCTGCCGCTCCTGGAAAACGGGTTGCCGGAGCTTCCGTTGAGTGTGCTTCAGAACCCCGTGGGCTCGACGGGACAGACCGACACCCGCAACTTCGGCACACCCACCGTCGCGCGGGGAAAGGTGTGCCCGTTCACCGGCAACGTTCCGGTCGACATTCCACTCGTCAACATTTCCGCCGGCAGTTCACTACCGGGCCTCGGTGGGTACACGCTCGATCAACCCTCGGTGCCGAGTTCGGTCTACAGCGAACTTTGCATGAGCGAGAAGACCTATCGGGACGCGCGAGCAGGCAAGGCGCCCGCGGTGCTGGTACTGGTGCACGGGATCACCTACGGCACCTGGTACTGGGATTCGCCGTACCAGCCCGAGAAGTACTCCGTGGTCAACGACCTGGTCGACCACGGCTACGCGACACTGAACATCGACCGGATCGGCGAGGGGCGCAGTGGGCATCCGTTGAGCGCGCTCGTCACGCCGGACACCAACGCGGAGACCGTGCACCAGCTGATCACCAAGCTCCGCGGCGGGGAAATCGGCGGGACGAAGTTCGGCCACGTCGGACTGGTCGGGCACTCCTACGGCACGATCACCTCCTGGCTCGAAACGGCGAAGCACAACGACGCCGACATGGTGATCGGCACGGGCTACGGCAACCGCTTCAAACTCGATCAGGGGGGACTGCTGTTCTCGGGGTTGATCCCGGCCGCACTGCAACCCAACTTCCCCCACGCGTCCTGGAAGTTCGACCCCGGGTACCTGTCGTTCCGCCCGGGAGCACGCGCGAACTCGCCGTTCTTCTACAAGCCGAACACGGATCCGGCGCTGCTCACCCTCGACGAGCAGTTGCAGAGCCCGGTCACCGCGACGGAGCTGGGACTCTTCCTGCCGCGGGACTACGACGGCACGCACAAGAACATCAAGATCCCGAACTTCATCATCAACGGCGAGCACGACTCGTTCTTCTGCGGAGCCGGCGACAAGGAGTGTGCGAACGAGGCGTCCCAGCAGGCGACGCCGCAGGAACTCGAGGCGGCGGCGGCAAACCAGACGGCCTATGAAGCACCGGGTTTCGGTCCGCAGGCCTGCCTGCGGACCGCGGTGATTCCGGACGCCGGACACAACATCAATCTGCACCAGAACTCCGACCAGGTGTCCGCCCAGATCATCTACTTCGCCGACGAGGCGATGGGGGTGACGGGGCAGAACAACCAGCAGTACCGCGGGAGCTGTGTCACCCGGGACGAGGGGCTGTCCGATCTGTTGCCGGACCTCACCAGGGTCATCCCGCCAGCGACGAACCTGCTTCCGGTCGGCTGA
- a CDS encoding Fic/DOC family protein, giving the protein MFQDVYEWASRTRTVNISKEQSTFCAWQFVDDEISAILAQLEQDRWLVGLNREKFVERLAHYYGEINARHPFREGNGRTQRAFLRQLAAAAGWRLDWSALNRDDNLTASRENFRTAGTGLLIRVLNPVVVRI; this is encoded by the coding sequence CTGTTCCAGGACGTGTATGAATGGGCGAGCCGAACACGAACGGTCAACATCTCGAAGGAACAATCGACTTTCTGCGCATGGCAATTCGTCGATGACGAGATTTCGGCAATTCTCGCTCAACTCGAGCAGGACCGCTGGCTGGTCGGCCTCAACCGCGAGAAGTTCGTGGAGCGGTTGGCCCACTACTACGGCGAGATCAACGCCCGCCATCCCTTTCGCGAGGGCAACGGTCGCACCCAACGCGCGTTCCTTCGCCAACTCGCGGCAGCCGCCGGCTGGCGCCTTGATTGGTCCGCACTCAACCGCGATGACAACCTCACAGCGTCGAGGGAGAACTTCCGCACAGCCGGCACCGGCCTGCTTATCCGGGTACTGAACCCCGTTGTCGTCCGGATCTGA
- a CDS encoding FAD-dependent monooxygenase, with protein sequence MDVLIAGAGPTGLTLAIDLARRGVDVRIVDKATEFFPGSRGDGLQPRTMEVFDDLGVIDAVLAASREAPALHAYMDGKFVMERVMFERREPMPDVPYPNARMLGQAQTEGILRDRLAEFGVRVELGAGLTGFTQDEGGVTAQLSTGETVRADYLVGADGGRSFVRKALGIEFEGVTDESIRMLLGDVAADLDPEFGYWFSNSANPMRGIMMSPLPGIGLFQFGAPLGEEDVEPTVATLQSKLDALDAGVRLREMTWSTVWRPNVRLAKRFRDGRVFLAGDAAHVHPPTGGQGLNTGVQDAYNLGWKLADGSPELLDSYEIERRAVAAHVLGLSSELMRKYTEGDESAHERGEDTQQLDISYRTTDSPGLAVGDRAPDAPLVGADGKAVRLFDLFRGPHATTLLFDGSVSTQPHTYTVLRSGETSAGNSVTDVEGHAFKAYEAVRVTVRPDGYVGALSR encoded by the coding sequence ATGGACGTGCTGATCGCGGGAGCCGGCCCGACCGGGCTGACGCTGGCCATCGACCTCGCCCGCCGCGGCGTCGACGTCCGGATCGTCGACAAAGCGACCGAGTTCTTCCCCGGTTCGCGGGGTGACGGGCTGCAGCCCCGGACCATGGAGGTGTTCGACGACCTGGGCGTGATCGACGCCGTGCTGGCCGCCAGCCGCGAGGCGCCGGCGCTCCACGCGTACATGGACGGGAAGTTCGTGATGGAGCGCGTGATGTTCGAACGGCGCGAGCCGATGCCCGACGTGCCGTATCCGAACGCGCGGATGCTGGGGCAGGCGCAGACCGAGGGCATCCTGCGGGACCGGCTGGCCGAGTTCGGGGTGCGGGTCGAGCTGGGCGCGGGCCTGACCGGGTTCACGCAGGACGAGGGCGGGGTCACCGCGCAGCTGTCCACGGGTGAGACGGTGCGGGCGGACTACCTGGTCGGTGCCGACGGTGGGCGCAGTTTCGTGCGCAAGGCGCTCGGTATCGAGTTCGAGGGGGTGACGGACGAGTCGATCCGCATGTTGCTGGGCGATGTCGCGGCCGACCTCGATCCGGAGTTCGGGTACTGGTTCTCGAATTCGGCGAACCCGATGCGCGGGATCATGATGAGCCCGCTGCCGGGGATCGGGCTGTTCCAGTTCGGGGCGCCGCTGGGGGAGGAGGACGTCGAGCCGACCGTGGCGACGCTTCAGTCCAAACTGGACGCGCTCGACGCCGGGGTGCGACTGCGGGAGATGACGTGGTCGACGGTGTGGCGGCCGAACGTGCGGCTGGCGAAGCGTTTCCGGGACGGCCGGGTGTTCCTCGCGGGCGACGCGGCGCACGTCCACCCGCCGACCGGCGGGCAGGGCCTCAACACGGGGGTGCAGGACGCGTACAACCTGGGCTGGAAGCTCGCCGACGGCTCACCGGAGCTGTTGGACAGCTACGAAATCGAGCGACGCGCGGTGGCCGCCCACGTGCTGGGGTTGTCGTCGGAGCTGATGCGGAAGTACACGGAGGGCGATGAGAGCGCCCACGAGCGCGGCGAGGACACCCAGCAGCTGGACATCAGCTACCGGACCACCGATTCACCGGGCCTCGCGGTGGGCGACCGTGCACCCGACGCCCCGCTCGTGGGCGCGGACGGCAAGGCGGTGCGGCTGTTCGACCTGTTCCGCGGCCCCCACGCGACAACGCTGCTGTTCGACGGCTCGGTGTCCACGCAGCCGCACACGTACACGGTGCTGCGCTCGGGAGAGACCTCGGCGGGCAATTCCGTGACCGACGTGGAGGGACACGCCTTCAAAGCCTACGAAGCGGTGCGGGTGACGGTGCGGCCGGACGGGTACGTGGGCGCCCTGAGCCGATAG
- a CDS encoding TetR/AcrR family transcriptional regulator, with protein MKRKEKAAETETALKAAAQRLFATRGYLNTKITDITAEAGRAAGSFYNHFASKEELLESLLGDLESAGDDDARKAEHSPDFSDPAAIRFHIRAFWSFHREHTATMRALRQAALVNEDFARTLGEFSRAQSEEITGHVDYVTKAGFELPGPPAASVAMMSALIDNFVQMWHDGLVDLAEEDAIDALTRFVYRGFTGRDY; from the coding sequence GTGAAGCGCAAGGAGAAGGCGGCGGAGACCGAGACCGCGTTGAAGGCCGCCGCCCAGCGGCTGTTCGCCACGCGCGGCTACCTGAACACGAAGATCACCGACATCACCGCGGAAGCGGGCCGTGCGGCCGGCTCGTTCTACAACCACTTCGCGAGCAAGGAAGAGCTGCTCGAATCGCTGCTGGGTGATCTGGAGTCGGCGGGCGACGACGACGCGCGGAAGGCCGAACACAGCCCGGACTTCAGCGACCCCGCCGCGATCCGCTTCCACATCAGGGCGTTCTGGTCGTTCCACCGCGAGCACACGGCGACGATGCGCGCGCTGCGTCAGGCGGCGCTGGTGAACGAGGACTTCGCCCGCACGCTGGGCGAGTTCAGCCGGGCGCAGAGCGAGGAGATCACCGGCCACGTCGACTACGTGACCAAGGCCGGGTTCGAGCTTCCCGGCCCGCCGGCGGCGAGCGTCGCGATGATGAGCGCGCTGATCGACAACTTCGTGCAGATGTGGCACGACGGCCTCGTCGACCTCGCCGAGGAGGACGCGATCGACGCGCTCACCCGGTTCGTCTACCGGGGCTTCACCGGCCGCGACTACTGA
- a CDS encoding Panacea domain-containing protein, producing MAEVNDVAAALLSQTGQITTMKLQKLVYYAQAWHLVFHSEPLFADTIEAWPQGPVTRSLYEKHRRRRAVNEWPDGDPDHLSSGERETVDWVLSKYSHFSAEALSKMTHMERPWRIARGLLADDEKSSEPIRLENMQHFYSRQRSDPDIAVSQAAASAAMEGIELDDDWQSRLRSVASGTLSAEDAIAEELRRASQQ from the coding sequence GTGGCCGAAGTGAATGACGTGGCCGCCGCTCTGCTCTCCCAGACTGGCCAGATCACGACCATGAAACTTCAGAAGCTGGTGTACTACGCGCAGGCTTGGCACCTGGTGTTCCATTCCGAGCCATTGTTCGCCGACACCATCGAGGCTTGGCCGCAGGGCCCGGTCACCCGTTCTCTGTACGAGAAGCACCGGCGCCGCCGCGCCGTGAACGAGTGGCCCGACGGCGATCCGGATCACCTGTCGAGCGGTGAACGTGAGACTGTCGACTGGGTTCTGTCCAAGTACTCCCATTTCTCGGCCGAGGCACTTTCGAAGATGACGCACATGGAAAGGCCGTGGCGTATAGCCCGGGGTTTGCTCGCCGATGACGAGAAGTCGTCAGAGCCGATCAGGCTCGAAAACATGCAACACTTCTACTCGCGTCAGCGATCGGACCCCGATATCGCCGTTTCCCAGGCGGCAGCAAGCGCCGCCATGGAAGGCATCGAACTGGACGACGACTGGCAATCCCGATTGCGTTCGGTGGCGAGCGGTACACTTTCAGCCGAAGATGCGATTGCGGAAGAGTTGCGCAGGGCCTCGCAACAGTGA
- a CDS encoding CHAD domain-containing protein has protein sequence MTVGDLGLSEAPPAVGPRDTPEAVLRARIDGQLREMLDHEAGTRSGADPEDLHQMRVAVRRLRSVLKLLGPAGDDVRAELKWLAAALGEVRDHDVLIGHLRSTVASFDAADQPAAARLIRIFVAERAKAKRRLNRVLGSARYTALLRSTARLVLTELHLVQGNGSRPQPLDVGAVIRKPYRKLTKAVAALPTDPPDDELHELRIYGKRLRYAAETAKQAARKKQMAQVKPLIKATKRLQDVLGDHQDAVVAATRMRDLLDTADEPAVAFIAGRIAERELGRRASAREVWPSALSNVHAAVAKLCG, from the coding sequence CTGACCGTGGGCGATCTCGGGCTGTCCGAGGCGCCTCCGGCCGTCGGGCCGCGAGATACGCCGGAGGCCGTGCTCCGGGCACGGATCGACGGCCAGTTGCGCGAGATGCTCGACCACGAGGCGGGCACGCGATCCGGGGCCGATCCGGAGGATCTGCACCAGATGCGGGTCGCGGTCCGGCGGCTCCGCAGTGTGCTGAAACTGCTGGGGCCCGCGGGCGACGACGTGCGGGCCGAGCTGAAGTGGCTCGCCGCGGCGCTGGGCGAGGTGCGTGATCACGACGTGCTGATCGGGCACCTGCGGTCGACGGTGGCGTCGTTCGACGCGGCCGACCAGCCCGCCGCGGCGCGCCTGATCCGGATCTTCGTCGCCGAGCGCGCCAAGGCGAAGCGCCGCCTCAACCGGGTTCTGGGCAGCGCCCGCTACACCGCGCTGTTGCGCTCGACGGCGCGGCTGGTGCTCACGGAGCTGCACCTGGTCCAGGGCAACGGTTCCCGGCCCCAGCCGCTCGACGTCGGCGCCGTGATCCGCAAGCCGTACCGCAAGCTGACGAAGGCCGTGGCCGCGCTGCCCACCGACCCGCCGGACGACGAGCTGCACGAGCTGCGGATCTACGGCAAACGCTTGCGCTACGCCGCCGAGACGGCGAAGCAGGCCGCGCGGAAGAAGCAGATGGCACAGGTGAAGCCCCTGATCAAGGCGACGAAGCGACTGCAGGACGTGCTGGGCGACCACCAGGACGCGGTGGTCGCCGCCACCCGCATGCGCGACCTGCTGGACACGGCCGACGAGCCCGCCGTGGCTTTCATCGCGGGCCGCATCGCCGAACGCGAACTGGGCCGCCGCGCCTCGGCCCGCGAAGTGTGGCCGAGCGCTCTCTCGAACGTGCACGCGGCGGTGGCGAAGCTCTGCGGTTGA